In one window of Porites lutea chromosome 8, jaPorLute2.1, whole genome shotgun sequence DNA:
- the LOC140946554 gene encoding uncharacterized protein, with translation MPSSLEYRDKERQRKRESRRQASQAQRERERQRARERRRNCSDEQREREQERNRERRRNFTDEQREREQERDRERRKHFTEEQREREQERNRERRQNFTDEQRGKAQERERERRQNFTEEQLENERERARENRRLISDERRRRERETARKNRRRVNENEQEGGEAMEEHESQVLQVECSMECSLLGEQEQSHSAAMEEHESQVLQVECSMECSLLGEQEQSQSAAIEEHESEVLQLECSMESSLPGEQEQGHSAATDIIIIDYRR, from the exons atgcccTCTAGTTTGGAGTATAGAGATAAAGAGAGgcagagaaaacgagaaagtaggcggcaagcAAGCCAAGCTCAACGAGAGAGAGAGCGGCAGAGAGCTAGAGAAAGGAGGCGAAACTGCTCtgacgagcaacgggagagggagcaagaaagaaacagagaaaggaggcgcaattttactgatgAGCAACGGGAGAGAGAACAGGAAAGGGACAGAGAAAGGAGGAAACATTTTACTGAGGAGCAACGCGAGAGAGAGCAagagagaaacagagaaaggaggcaAAATTTTACTGACGAACAACGGGGAAAAgcgcaagaaagagaaagggaaaggcgacaaaatttcactgaagagcaactggagaatgaacgagagagagcaagagaaaatagacgcCTAATAAGCGACGAGCGGCGAAGAAGGGAGCGAGAGACAGCAAGGAAAAACAGGCGTCGTGTAAACGAAAACGAACAAGAGGGAGGAGAAG ccatggaagaacatgaaagtcaggtcctccaggttgaatgtagcatggaatgctctctgcttggtgaacaagagcaaagtcactcagcag Ccatggaagaacatgaaagtcaggtcctccaggttgaatgtagcatggaatgctctctgcttggtgaacaagagcaaagtcaatcagcag ccatagaagaacatgaaagtgaaGTCCTCCAACTTGAATGTAGCATGGAAAGCTCTCTGCCAGGTGAACAAGAGCAAGGTCATTCAGCAGCTActgatataataattattgattacAGAAGATGA